Within the Streptomyces sp. NBC_00554 genome, the region TGGTTTATGTCACCGCGCTGGAACCCTAATCCCGATGTCAGAACCGGTCGTCACGTTGTCTATAACCTGCACGTTCACTTGGTTTTTGTCACGAAGTACCGGCGGAAGGCGTTCACCGACGCCATGCTGACCCGCACCGAGGAGATCATGCGGGAGGTCTGCACCGACTTCGAGGCCGAGCTGAAACAGTTCAACGGCGAACAGGACCACATCCACCTGCTCGTGCACTACCCGCCCAAAGTCCAGCTCTCCAAGCTGGTCAACTCCCTCAAGGGCGTCAGCTCCCGCAGACTCCGCCAGGAGTACGACAGCCACGTCCGCCGGTACCTGTGGGGCGGACACTTCTGGTCCGGCTCCTACTTCGCAGGATCATGCGGCGGGGCACCCCTGACCGCCGTCAAGCAGTACATCGAAAGCCAGCAACGCCCCACCTGACGTCACCACGGAGGCGCAGAGCACTCCGGCGCTCCGCGCCTCCGACCCAAGGATGGCCTTCACCCCCGCCCCGAAGGGCGGAGCACTGGCCAAGATCAGAGGTAGACGATGAGGACCATCACGCCCACGGTGAAGGTGAGGGAGAAGACCACGCCCGCGTGGGCGCGCAGGCTCTCCATCCCGAAGAGGTGAACGAAGCCGATGGTGACGAGGGCGCCCATGAGGAGGGTGATCCACAGGATCGTCGTGCATACCTCCATCGTCCGGGAGGGTCGCCCGTTGATCCATTCCCTGGAAGGGTGACGTCATGAGACTCTTCGCGGCTGTGCTGCCACCCGAGGACGTGACGAGTGAACTCGGCTCGGTGGTGGACGAGTTGCGCGGGCTGCCGGGGGCCGACGGGCTGCGCTGGACCGGCCGCCCGG harbors:
- the tnpA gene encoding IS200/IS605 family transposase, producing MSPRWNPNPDVRTGRHVVYNLHVHLVFVTKYRRKAFTDAMLTRTEEIMREVCTDFEAELKQFNGEQDHIHLLVHYPPKVQLSKLVNSLKGVSSRRLRQEYDSHVRRYLWGGHFWSGSYFAGSCGGAPLTAVKQYIESQQRPT